One genomic region from Flagellimonas oceani encodes:
- the ppk1 gene encoding polyphosphate kinase 1: protein MKRDVHFKKVYNDRDLDWLTFNARVLQEAADPTNPLYERLKFLAIFSSNLDEFFRVRVSKLRQLKKVDKAIRRPLALKPNKNLKSILAEVDRQQELFGQIFRKQLLPELSKKGIYLLELDAFDKEHRNYLERFFVDHIQSHLQLVTSLKASGGIKDGYIYICVEFKESEELVFLSVSVPEIGRFIEVPHPSEGHHLVFLEDIIKLNVPLLFPGESIASLFTVKVSRDAELYLEDDYQGAWITQIYQALEQRQEGQPTRLLYEGGMPNRVRKSVAKQLGLGKADMVKGGSHHNFSDFMEFPDPIRDPSFLYSPMPPLEHKDFKANPNFFKLIREKDRVLHFPYQKFGYIEDFIQQAAMDPKVSTIRISLYRIAKDSALTQALLKAIDQGKDVSVFVETKARFDERNNLDWGKIFEERGGTVHYSFPNVKVHSKILLIGRLEHGTIRNYAYIGTGNFNAKTAKIYCDHGIFTADVSITKDLEQVFLVLQRKVLVPRLNNLLVSPYNSRLGFEHLIQYEIEQAQLGQEATITIKMNSLEDKGMIDWLYRASQAGVKIKLLVRGFCCLVPGVKGLSERIEVISIVDRFLEHGRIYLFEHGGDQKMYLGSADWMKRNLDHRIEVLAPVFDKEVFEELKEILMLQMSDNVKARKRKQNAENLYVKQRKDEKGIRSQYEIYQYLKKQK, encoded by the coding sequence GTGAAAAGGGATGTACATTTCAAAAAAGTATATAATGACCGTGACTTGGATTGGCTTACATTCAATGCGCGTGTTTTGCAGGAAGCTGCAGACCCAACCAATCCATTGTACGAGCGATTGAAGTTTTTGGCCATATTTTCGTCCAACCTCGATGAGTTTTTCAGGGTGAGGGTTTCCAAGTTGCGGCAGCTCAAAAAAGTGGACAAGGCCATTCGTCGGCCTTTGGCCCTCAAGCCCAATAAAAACTTAAAATCCATTTTAGCGGAGGTGGACCGGCAGCAGGAACTTTTTGGTCAAATATTTAGGAAACAGCTTTTACCGGAACTATCCAAGAAGGGTATTTATCTGTTGGAACTCGATGCCTTTGATAAGGAGCACAGGAACTATCTCGAACGGTTTTTTGTCGACCATATCCAATCCCATTTGCAGTTGGTCACCTCTTTGAAAGCATCAGGAGGAATCAAAGACGGATATATCTATATCTGTGTGGAATTCAAAGAATCGGAGGAGTTGGTGTTTCTCTCTGTTTCAGTACCTGAAATCGGACGGTTTATAGAAGTGCCACATCCCAGTGAGGGGCATCACCTTGTTTTCCTTGAGGATATCATCAAGTTGAACGTGCCGCTCCTTTTTCCGGGAGAATCCATCGCTTCCCTGTTTACCGTCAAAGTCTCCCGTGATGCGGAACTGTATCTCGAGGACGATTACCAGGGCGCTTGGATCACACAGATCTATCAGGCATTGGAGCAGCGTCAGGAAGGCCAGCCCACCCGTCTCTTGTATGAGGGAGGAATGCCCAATCGTGTTCGTAAATCGGTAGCAAAGCAATTGGGACTTGGAAAGGCCGATATGGTCAAGGGAGGAAGCCATCATAACTTTAGTGATTTTATGGAGTTTCCTGACCCGATCAGGGACCCATCATTCCTTTATTCTCCAATGCCTCCTTTGGAACACAAGGATTTTAAGGCTAATCCCAACTTTTTTAAGTTGATTCGGGAAAAGGATCGGGTGCTTCATTTTCCGTATCAAAAGTTTGGTTACATCGAGGACTTTATACAACAGGCAGCTATGGATCCCAAAGTGTCAACTATACGTATCTCGCTATACCGTATCGCCAAGGATTCCGCATTGACCCAAGCATTGTTGAAGGCCATAGATCAAGGGAAGGATGTAAGCGTATTTGTGGAGACCAAAGCACGTTTTGATGAGCGCAACAATTTGGATTGGGGCAAGATCTTCGAGGAAAGGGGAGGTACCGTGCATTATAGTTTTCCCAATGTAAAGGTGCATTCGAAAATACTGCTGATCGGACGTTTGGAACACGGTACAATCCGAAATTATGCATATATCGGAACGGGCAATTTTAACGCAAAAACGGCGAAGATCTATTGCGATCATGGTATTTTTACTGCTGATGTGTCCATTACCAAGGACTTGGAGCAAGTGTTTTTGGTATTGCAACGCAAGGTTCTGGTACCTAGGTTGAACAACTTGCTGGTATCCCCGTACAATAGTAGACTTGGCTTTGAACATCTGATCCAATATGAAATCGAACAGGCACAATTGGGACAGGAAGCCACCATCACCATTAAAATGAACAGTTTAGAGGATAAGGGCATGATTGATTGGTTGTACAGGGCCAGTCAAGCAGGGGTAAAGATCAAACTCCTGGTTCGGGGCTTTTGTTGCTTGGTGCCTGGGGTGAAAGGATTGAGTGAACGTATTGAGGTCATCAGTATAGTCGATCGGTTTCTGGAACATGGTCGCATCTACCTTTTTGAGCACGGGGGAGACCAAAAGATGTATCTTGGAAGTGCCGATTGGATGAAAAGGAACCTTGACCATAGGATTGAAGTGCTTGCCCCGGTTTTTGACAAGGAGGTGTTCGAAGAGTTAAAGGAAATCTTGATGTTACAGATGTCCGACAATGTCAAGGCCAGAAAAAGGAAACAGAATGCTGAAAATTTATATGTGAAGCAACGAAAGGATGAAAAAGGTATTCGATCCCAATATGAAATATATCAATATTTAAAAAAGCAGAAGTAG
- a CDS encoding TetR/AcrR family transcriptional regulator, producing the protein MPRVKLFDEEEVLTKAMHLFWKQGYAATSIQDLVSHLGINRASLYDTFGDKEQLFKKSFALYRKQSIEGISQLLNSHSNVRDGFYALFNKAIEEALLDPDRKGCFAVNNTTELVPNNESCLEILSTNRSAFEQLFYEYLKKGQENGQLKEGNDLKSLASLLFTLYNGMLVVSKINRNKKELMETVKLTLRLMD; encoded by the coding sequence ATGCCAAGAGTAAAGTTATTTGATGAAGAGGAGGTCTTGACCAAGGCAATGCATTTGTTTTGGAAGCAGGGCTATGCTGCCACGTCCATACAGGATCTCGTATCGCATTTGGGCATTAACAGGGCAAGTCTATATGACACTTTTGGAGATAAAGAGCAACTTTTCAAAAAATCCTTTGCGCTGTACCGCAAACAAAGCATTGAAGGAATTTCTCAACTCTTAAACAGTCACTCCAATGTCAGGGATGGCTTTTATGCCCTCTTCAATAAAGCCATTGAAGAGGCCTTGCTTGACCCAGATAGGAAAGGTTGTTTTGCGGTAAACAATACCACAGAACTTGTTCCCAACAATGAAAGCTGTCTGGAAATTCTATCGACTAACAGGAGTGCTTTTGAACAACTTTTTTATGAATACCTCAAAAAGGGGCAAGAAAATGGTCAGCTAAAAGAAGGCAATGATTTGAAATCACTGGCATCACTCCTATTTACCTTATACAACGGTATGCTGGTCGTTTCCAAAATCAACAGGAACAAGAAAGAACTCATGGAAACTGTAAAATTGACCCTGAGATTGATGGATTGA
- a CDS encoding SDR family NAD(P)-dependent oxidoreductase — protein MSTLKGRIAVITGGNSGIGYATAKKFKEEGATVIITGRSKEKVELAAAELGIKGIIADVLNLSAIDEAVGLIAEEFGKIDILFVNAGVFIPMPVGQSTEDGFDNLLDINFKGAVFTIEKFLPILKDGGNIVNLSSINAYTGMPNTAVYGASKAALNAYTRAAATELSPRKIRINALNPGPIATPIFSKTGMSEEQLKGMGDMMQDRIPLKRYGRPEEIAEVAAFLASDKASFITGAEYNVDGGLNVNPIFAV, from the coding sequence ATGAGTACATTAAAAGGTAGAATAGCAGTAATCACTGGAGGAAACAGTGGTATCGGTTATGCTACAGCTAAAAAGTTCAAGGAAGAAGGGGCTACAGTCATTATCACGGGCCGCTCAAAGGAAAAAGTGGAATTGGCAGCAGCCGAACTGGGCATCAAAGGTATTATAGCAGATGTTTTGAATCTATCTGCCATTGATGAGGCAGTAGGGCTGATTGCCGAGGAATTTGGAAAAATAGACATTCTGTTTGTCAATGCAGGTGTTTTTATTCCTATGCCCGTAGGGCAGAGCACCGAAGACGGATTTGACAATCTATTGGACATCAATTTTAAAGGAGCGGTGTTCACCATTGAAAAGTTCCTCCCCATTCTCAAGGATGGAGGCAATATTGTCAACCTATCATCGATAAATGCATATACCGGGATGCCCAACACGGCGGTTTACGGTGCTTCCAAAGCAGCGTTGAACGCCTACACCCGTGCCGCGGCAACGGAATTGTCCCCAAGAAAAATCAGAATCAATGCGCTAAACCCTGGACCAATCGCCACGCCTATTTTTAGTAAAACGGGCATGTCCGAGGAACAATTGAAAGGTATGGGGGACATGATGCAAGACCGAATCCCATTAAAGAGATACGGAAGACCCGAGGAAATCGCTGAAGTAGCGGCTTTTTTGGCCTCAGACAAGGCATCTTTTATCACCGGTGCCGAATACAACGTGGATGGTGGACTAAACGTCAACCCCATATTCGCCGTTTAA